The Elusimicrobiota bacterium genome segment CGACCCCTTCCCGTCCCTCTTCAATGAAGCAGGTGCCGTAATCGAAGTTGGGGTGAATCGCCCCGTAGAGCGCTTGCCGTCGCGGGAATAGCCCGGCAGCGACCAGGCCGACCATCACCACGGTCAGCACCGCTTTCCCATACGGAAGAGCGATCTGGAACCGCCGGTAAAACGGGAAAATAAACACCAGCCCTCCGGCGATGAAAAGCAGGAGGGTATTTTCCGTTCCCCAGCGCGGCAGAAAATAAAATCCGGTGACAAGCCCCCCCAGCACATTGCCCAGAATGGTCCAGGCGTATACCCCGCCGACCGTTGAAGCCTCCCGGTTGGGGTCTCTCAGGCTCAACGCCGACACGAGCGGGAAACTGGCGCCCATCAGGACGGTGGGCAGGAAAATAAATAAGAACGGCCACGTCACGATATCCACCGTCAAATAGAGATCCCGGGCATACTGCATCCAACTCACAAAATGCGGCCAGTGCGCCGGCGGATGCATCATGTACCCGAACGAAATGGCATGCAGCCATTTAAACGGCCGGATCCCGCTTAAATGGAAAAATCCCGCAAAGGAAACCAGCATGTAACAGGCGATCGCGAGCTGGATACCGAAGAAAAACCGTTCCCGCTGGGCCGCTTGCGGATGGCGGGCCAGCATCCCGGACATCCAGAAACTGCCCACCGCCAGTCCCACGAGATACACCGCCAGCACCGTGGCAAACGCGTAGGGCGATTCTTTGACGATCACCCCCAGCACCCGGTACCAGATAATCTCATACCCGATGGCAGCAAAACCGGTAAAGAAAACCCACAACCGCACCCACCGCATCGGGAAGGACGAAGACTCTGCGGCGACCGGTTGAGGCGGACGATCCGTCCGGGACCAGCGCCAGCGGCAGACGAGGATCAGAATCGCCATCACTCCGTTGACGGCGGCCGCGACAGTCAGCGCCGTATCGAGCCCGCCGAAAGTGATCAACCCATAAGCGGCGGTCAGCGACCCGATGGCCGCACCGATCGTATTGATGAAGTACAGATGGCTGATGGTTTGGCCAAAATCCGGCAGGAGTGAACCGTATATTTTGGTGAGCATCGGCAAGGTCATCCCCATGAGCGTCGTCGGGATGAGCAAGAAGAGACTGACGCAGAGAAACGTGACCGGCAGCGAGCAGCCCGCGCTCACGCGTCCGAGCGCGTCCAAAATCTGAAAACTGGCCAGACCAAAGACGCCGATCAGAAGTTCAATCCCGGCATACAAAAACATCCGGTCGCGTTTTTTTTCCGCCAGCCGCCCGCCGATCAACGCCCCGAGGCCCAGCCCTCCCATGAAAACGGAAATGATCAGGGTAATGGAGACCGAGCCGACGCCGTAATACAGCGTCAGCAGTCTCTGCCAAACCACTTGATAGATGAGAGCGGTAAATCCGGAGAGGAAAAAAACAGACGTCAACAGTCTGCTCACGGATATCGGCGGCCGCTGAAGGGGTGCGTTGTCCATAAATGAGACTTGGGTAGTTTAGCACAACATAAAAAACTTTGCTTTGATGTCTTTGGCTATGAAATCCCCTCACAAACCGGCGTTCGAGCTTCAACTCCTATGCAAACTCCTGGCTTTGCGGCCAAGCCAGGAGGAATGTCTTTCAGACCTCCGCGCACCAGGTTTTTGCTGGGATCTATTCCTTCAGTTGGCGGAGTACCACGGGGTGATCGGATTTCTCTACGAGGCCCTGACCGAAACCGGCCTGGCCCGGGAAGTTCCACCCAAGCTCCTGGAAGCGCTGCGGCATTCCACTCTGGTTCTCCTGGAAGAGCACCTGCAGCACAGGAGCGCGATCCGGAAAACGCTGGAAACCCTGAACGCGGCCGGGTTGGAATTTATCGTTATTAAAGGGTGGTCACACGCCGAATCACTTCATGGGAACCCCTGCGCCCGTCCCATCACGGACCTGGACCTTCTCGTACACGACACGAAGGCGGCTCAAGCCCTGCTGAAACAACAGAGACTGCCGGACCCATCGATCGTAGACTGGCATATCTATCCCACAAACACGTCGGATCTGCCGTCCCGCATGCGGTGCCTGCAGCTCGACATCCAGACGCTCTGGGCGGATTCGCGCCTCGCCACGATCACAGACACGCCGGCGCGCGTTCTTTCTCCGGCTGACCAGGTCATCGCCCTGGTGATCGACTTCACGATTTCGCATGGGTTCGGGAGGCTACTCCTTTTAAAGGAGATCCTGCTTCTGGCTGAAAAAGTCGGATGGGATGCGCTGGTGAAGAGGGCTCAACTATTCCAGGCTGACATTTTGCTGTACTTGACCCTCCGCATGGGAGAGGAACTTCTGCGATTCCCGGTTCCCCTCGATATTTTAAAAATCTTAGGGACTCGCTTAAGGCAAGAAGAACACTGGCTGGAAAAACGGCTGATTCAAAATCCGCTTTTTACCCCGGCCCGGTATTTCTGTATTCCGATTCTCCTGCCTTCCTGGGCCGATCGCCTGAGTTTTGCCAAAGAACTGCTCTGGCCTCCCCCCTATTGGTTCGAGCTCCGCAGCGAAAAACCGTCTCTCTGGCGCCACCTCATCCATGACGCGACGCTTATCGGCAAGGCATGCGCCATTTTATGGAACGTCAGGGGACGTAGTTGCAACTTTGCAAAAGGTGCCGGAAAAAATCCTTTTTTCCCCAAGACCGGGTAAAACAAGAAATATAGGCCATTTCCTGTCTCGTTGTGCAAAGTTGCAACTACGTCCCCTGACGTTTTATATACTCAAACGTGTGACTTGTTCCATCGACGTACGGGGTGTTTCGAAATCGTTTTTCCCGCGGCTCTCTTTATTAAAACCCTGGCAGCCGAGGCCCCCCGTCCGCGCGCTCAATCACGTGAACCTCCGGGTGGAAACAGGAACGGTTTTCGCCCTGCTGGGCCCGAATGGTTCCGGCAAAACGACCCTCCTCAAAATCATCAGCACGCTTCTGATGCCGGATGCCGGGACGCTTCGCGTGCTGGGTCACGTCCTGCCGGGGCAGGAGGAACGCGTCAAAACGCGAATCAGTTTCGCCATGGGAGACGAGCGAAGTTTCTACTGGCGCCTGACCGCCCGGCAGAACTTGATGTTTTTTGCTGCGCTCTATGATCTTTCCCCCCGGCAATCCGAACAAAAGATCGCTGAACTGGGTGACGTGTTCAGCCTGAAAGACTACCTTGACCGCCCCTACGAAGAACTCTCATCCGGGATCCGGCAGCGCCTGGCGATCGCGCGATCCTTTCTGAACGACGCGGCCCTCCTGCTGGCCGATGAACCCACCCGCAGCCTCGATGCGGCCGCCAGAAACGCGCTTCACGGACTTCTTCAAAAACTCGTGCGGGAACACGGAAAAACGATTCTCTTCACAACGCATAATTTTGAGGAAGCCCGACGGGTGGCGGACACGGTAGGGATTTTGAATCAGGGCCGGCTTTGTTACTCCGGAAAATGGAAAGACGGCCTGGAGAGTTACCTCAATGCCCCCGCTTCGTAAACTCTGGGCTTTTTCCCTCCGGGACTGGCAGCTCGCCCAGACGTATCGCTTTACTTTTTTGTTTGAGGTGGTCCGCACGCTGATCTTGCTGCTCTCGTTTTATTTCATCGGCAAATTGGTCCGGAGCAGCGGTGTTCACCCATCCCTGGCTGTATACGGAGGCGATTACTTTCGCTTCGTCCTTTTGGGCATCGTGTTCAGCGGCTTCATGTCCACCGCTCTGGGCAGCGTGCGGCAGACGATTGAATTTGAACGGGGGCATGGGACATTGGAAGCCATTTTACTGACCCCCACTCCCCTGATCACGCTCGTGATCAACAAAACCCTGTGGGATCTCGGCATGGTCACAGCCAAGGCCGTCCTGTATCTCCTGGCAGGAGTTTACTTTTTTCGAGTGGATCTCTCGCACGTTTATTGGACCAGCACGCTGGTGGCCATCGCTTTGACAGTCAGCACCTTTTTTGGTTTAGGGCTGATCTCCGCCGGTATTCATTTACTCATCCGGGAAGACAGCCCTTTGGACCTGATTTTGGAAGGAGCCTCGCGCTTCCTGGGAGGCGTTTATTTCCCGGTGGCGGTTCTTCCCGCGCCTCTTCTCGCGCTGTCCCGCTGGGTGCCGCTCACCTATGCGCTCGACGCGATCCGAAAATCCATGATTCTTGGAGCTTCGCTTCAAACCATCCGGATGGAACTACTGGTGCTGGCAGGG includes the following:
- a CDS encoding fused MFS/spermidine synthase, yielding MDNAPLQRPPISVSRLLTSVFFLSGFTALIYQVVWQRLLTLYYGVGSVSITLIISVFMGGLGLGALIGGRLAEKKRDRMFLYAGIELLIGVFGLASFQILDALGRVSAGCSLPVTFLCVSLFLLIPTTLMGMTLPMLTKIYGSLLPDFGQTISHLYFINTIGAAIGSLTAAYGLITFGGLDTALTVAAAVNGVMAILILVCRWRWSRTDRPPQPVAAESSSFPMRWVRLWVFFTGFAAIGYEIIWYRVLGVIVKESPYAFATVLAVYLVGLAVGSFWMSGMLARHPQAAQRERFFFGIQLAIACYMLVSFAGFFHLSGIRPFKWLHAISFGYMMHPPAHWPHFVSWMQYARDLYLTVDIVTWPFLFIFLPTVLMGASFPLVSALSLRDPNREASTVGGVYAWTILGNVLGGLVTGFYFLPRWGTENTLLLFIAGGLVFIFPFYRRFQIALPYGKAVLTVVMVGLVAAGLFPRRQALYGAIHPNFDYGTCFIEEGREGVVVTYSKGERLINYINGLVHGGRPNYDFMQEAVETLLYTPNPRKILLIGYGTGELCDIILRSREIEELVVVELNHTLMTNLRKIPLIQSSLADHRLRLVMDDGRRFLIRQTEKYDAIQMDPIYHSTVYSNNLYSRQFFELASRRLTPQGVLMVWSSEHRVIPYTLASVFPYMRAYSHFCLASLQPMVKNEAREKAILSSFSREDQKRILAAREYIGDRAVVRSMGAGAPVNEDWKPRCEYYFGQSALRSEWR
- a CDS encoding nucleotidyltransferase family protein, whose protein sequence is MKSPHKPAFELQLLCKLLALRPSQEECLSDLRAPGFCWDLFLQLAEYHGVIGFLYEALTETGLAREVPPKLLEALRHSTLVLLEEHLQHRSAIRKTLETLNAAGLEFIVIKGWSHAESLHGNPCARPITDLDLLVHDTKAAQALLKQQRLPDPSIVDWHIYPTNTSDLPSRMRCLQLDIQTLWADSRLATITDTPARVLSPADQVIALVIDFTISHGFGRLLLLKEILLLAEKVGWDALVKRAQLFQADILLYLTLRMGEELLRFPVPLDILKILGTRLRQEEHWLEKRLIQNPLFTPARYFCIPILLPSWADRLSFAKELLWPPPYWFELRSEKPSLWRHLIHDATLIGKACAILWNVRGRSCNFAKGAGKNPFFPKTG
- a CDS encoding ABC transporter ATP-binding protein yields the protein MTCSIDVRGVSKSFFPRLSLLKPWQPRPPVRALNHVNLRVETGTVFALLGPNGSGKTTLLKIISTLLMPDAGTLRVLGHVLPGQEERVKTRISFAMGDERSFYWRLTARQNLMFFAALYDLSPRQSEQKIAELGDVFSLKDYLDRPYEELSSGIRQRLAIARSFLNDAALLLADEPTRSLDAAARNALHGLLQKLVREHGKTILFTTHNFEEARRVADTVGILNQGRLCYSGKWKDGLESYLNAPAS
- a CDS encoding ABC transporter permease; its protein translation is MPPLRKLWAFSLRDWQLAQTYRFTFLFEVVRTLILLLSFYFIGKLVRSSGVHPSLAVYGGDYFRFVLLGIVFSGFMSTALGSVRQTIEFERGHGTLEAILLTPTPLITLVINKTLWDLGMVTAKAVLYLLAGVYFFRVDLSHVYWTSTLVAIALTVSTFFGLGLISAGIHLLIREDSPLDLILEGASRFLGGVYFPVAVLPAPLLALSRWVPLTYALDAIRKSMILGASLQTIRMELLVLAGCSIVLVPIGVICFQSAFKTARRRGILSFE